The genomic stretch GTGCTGCCGAGCTGGCGCGCTGCATCTTCGACAGCCTCGCTCTGCTGTATGCCGAGGTGCTGCACGAGCTGGCTACCCTGCGCGGTAAGCCGTTCAGCCAGCTGCATATTGTCGGCGGCGGCTGCCAGAACCAGCTGCTTAACCAGCTTTGCGCCGACGCCTGCGGTATCACCGTGATCGCCGGGCCGGTTGAGGCGTCGACGCTCGGCAATATCGGCATCCAGCTGATGACCCTCGACGAGCTGACCAACGTCGACCAGTTCCGTCAGGTGGTGACCGGCAACTACGGCCTGACCACCTTTACCCCTCATCCCGATCATGAGATTGCCCGCTACCGCACGCAGTTTCAGCAACAACGACCGACAAAGGAGCTTTGCGCATGACCACTCAACTTGAACAAGCCTGGGAACTGGCTAAACAGCGTTTCGCCGCCGTGGGCGTGGATGTCGAGGAGGCTCTGCGTCAGCTCGACCGTCTGCCCGTCTCTATGCACTGCTGGCAGGGCGATGACGTGGCCGGTTTCGAGAACCCGGGCGGAGCGCTGACCGGCGGGATCCAGGCCACCGGCAACTATCCGGGCAAGGCGCGTAATGCCGCCGAGCTGCGGGCCGATCTGGAGCTGGCCCTGAGCCTGATCCCGGGGCCAAAACGCCTGAACCTGCACGCCATCTATCTGGAGTCCGACACCCCGGTCGATCGCAACGCCATCAAGCCGGAACATTTTAAGCGCTGGGTCGAGTGGGCCAAAGTTAACAAGCTGGGGCTGGATTTTAACCCTTCCTGCTTCTCACACCCGCTGAGCGCCGACGGCTTTACCCTCGCCCACGCCGACGATGAAATCCGTCAGTTCTGGATCGACCACGTGAAGGCCAGCCGTCGCGTGTCGGCGTACTTTGGCGAGCAGTTAGGCACCCCGTCGGTGATGAATATCTGGATCCCGGACGGGATGAAAGACATTACCGTCGACCGCCTCGCCCCGCGTCAGCGCCTGCTGGCAGCGCTGGATGAGGCAATGAGCGAGAAGCTGGACCCGGCGCACCACATCGACGCCGTGGAGAGCAAGCTGTTCGGCATTGGTGCTGAGAGCTACACCGTGGGCTCCAACGAGTTCTACATGGGTTACGCCACCAGCCGTCAGACCGCGCTGTGCCTGGACGCGGGTCACTTCCATCCTACCGAGGTGATCTCCGATAAAATTTCTGCCGCGATGCTCTATGTGCCGCACCTGCTGCTGCACGTCAGCCGCCCGGTGCGCTGGGACAGTGACCACGTGGTGCTGCTGGATGACGAAACCCAGGCTATCGCCAGCGAAATCATCCGCCATGACCTGTTTGACCGGGTGCACATCGGCCTCGACTTCTTCGATGCCTCCATCAACCGCATCGCGGCCTGGGTGATCGGCACCCGCAACATGAAAAAAGCTCTGCTGCGCGCCCTGCTGGAGCCTACCGCCGAGCTACGTGCGCTGGAGGCCGCGGGGGATTACACCGCGCGTCTGGCGCTGCTGGAAGAGCAAAAATCACTGCCGTGGCAGGCGGTATGGGAGATGTACTGCCAGCGCAACGATGCCCCGGCGGGCAGCCAGTGGCTGGATACCGTGCGGGCGTATGAGCAGGACGTTCTCACCGCTCGTCAGTAAATAACATTGCCGGGTGGCGCTTCGCCTACCCGGCCTACGTTTAGCTGTAGGCCCGGCAAGCGAAGCGCCGCCGGGCATTTTCAAAGGAAACACAGAATGCAGACCATCACTCAATCCTGGTTCGTCCAGGGCATGATCAAAGCCACCTCCGACGCCTGGCTGAAAGGCTGGGACGAGCGCAACGGCGGCAACCTGACGCTGCGCCTGGACGATGCAGATATTGAACCCTTTGCCGCCGACTTCCATCAGAAGCCGCGCTATATCGCCCTGAGCCAGCCGATGCCACTGCTCGCCAACACGCCGTTTATCGTTACTGGCTCCGGCAAGTTCTTCCGCAACGTGCAGCTCGATCCGCAGGCCAACCTCGGTGTGGTAAAAGTGGACAGCGACGGCGCGGGCTACCACATACTTTGGGGGCTGACGGACGAAGCGGTACCAACCTCTGAGCTGCCGGCCCACTTCCTCTCCCACTGCGAGCGTATCAAGGCCACCAGTGGGAAAGATCGGGTGATCATGCACTGCCACGCCACCAACCTGATCGCCCTGACATTCGTGCTGGAAAACAATACCGACGTGATCACCCGCCAGCTGTGGGAAGGCAGCACCGAATGTCTGGTGGTGTTCCCGGATGGCGTCGGCATTCTGCCGTGGATGGTGCCGGGTACTGACGAGATCGGCCAGGCCACGGCGATTGAGATGCAAAAACACGCCCTGGTGCTGTGGCCGTTCCACGGCGTGTTCGGCAGCGGCCCGACGCTGGATGAGACCTTCGGTCTGATCGACACCGCCGAGAAGTCTGCCGAAGTGCTGGTAAAGGTTTATTCGATGGGTGGCATGAAGCAGACCATCACCCGGGAAGAGCTGATTGCGCTGGGCAAACGCTTTGGCGTTAACCCTATGCAGTCGGCGTTAGATCTGTACAAATAAGAACATCGCGCCCCGCTCATTGAGACGGGGCGAACTACACCTGCAATCCCTATACAAATCACCTCGTTAAGTGGAGTAAAAGCAATGAAAATAAAGACAAGCTTGATCCTCACCGTTGCCGCCCTGGCGTTGTCCGGTTCTGCTTTAGCGGAAGTAAAAATCGCCCTGGTGGCGAAATCCTTAGGTAATGGCTTCTTCGAAGCGGCAAACGTGGGTGCCCAAGAGGCAGCCAAAGAGTTAGGTGATGTCAAAGTGATCTATACCGGGCCGACCACCACCACCGCCGAAGCGCAGATCGAAGTGCTGAACGGGTTGATCGCCCAGGGGGTGGATGCGATCGCCATCTCCGCCAACGATCCTGATGCCGTGGTGCCGGTGCTGAAAAAAGCGATGCAGCGCGGGATCAAAGTGGTGTCATGGGACTCCGGCGTGGCGAAAGCCGGGCGTCAGATCCACCTTAACCCGTCCAATAACGCGCTGATTGGCGAGACCAACGTCAAGCTGGCAGCCGAAGCGCTGAAAGCGCTGAACGTGGAGAAAGGCGATGTGGCGGTATTGAGCGCTACTCCAACCTCCACCAACCAGAATACCTGGATTGCCGAGATGAAAAAGGTGCTGCCGCAGTACCCGTCCGTCAATCTGGTGACCGTGGCCTATGGCGACGATCTGTCGGATAAGAGCTACCGCGAAGCGGTCGGCCTGCTGAAAACCTACCCGGATCTGAAGGTGATCGTCTCTCCCTCGTCGGTCGGCATCGTGGCGGCGGCGCAGGCGGTGAAAGATCAGGGCAAGATCGGCAAAGTGTATGTGACCGGTCTCGGTCTGCCGTCTGAAATGGCGGGCGCGGTGAAATCCGGGGCCAGCAAGAGCTTCGCCATCTGGAACCCCATCGACCTCGGCTATGCCGCAACCTACTTAGCGGATGATCTGGTGAAAGGCACCGCCACCAAAGACGAAGCCAGCATGGGCAAACTGGGCAAAGTGAAGCTGGATGCCGACGGCAGCGGCGCGATGGCTGAGCCGTTTGTTTACGATGCCAGCAATATTGATAAGTTCTCGAAATTCTTCTGATTCTTTCTCCCTCTCCCTCCGGGAGAGGGGATCAAATGGAGAACTATCATGACCCCATTGCTTCAACTTAAAGGCATCACCAAGGTTTTCCCCGGTGTGCGTGCCCTGGAGAACGTGCAGCTTGAGCTCTGGCCCGGCAAAGTCACCGCCCTGATCGGTGAAAACGGCGCGGGCAAATCGACGCTGGTCAAAGTGATGACCGGTATCTACCAGCCCGACGAGGGCGAGATCCTCTACAAAGCCATTCCCATTCAACTGCCGACCCCCGACTCGGCGCACAAGGTGGGCATTACCGCCATCCACCAGGAGACCGTCCTTTTCGATGAACTGTCGGTCACCGAAAATATTTTTGTTGGTCAGTACCTCTATAAAGGCTTTTTCAAAAAGCTCGACTGGCCGGAGATGCACCGCCGGGCGCAGGCGATCCTCACCCGTCTGGAGGTGCAGATTGACCCGCGCGCGACGCTGAAAACCCTGAGCATCGCCCAGCGGCACATGGTGGCGATTGCCCGGGCGCTGTCCTTTGACGCCCAGGTGGTGATCCTTGATGAGCCCACCGCCGCCCTGTCGCAGCATGAAATTCTCGAGTTTTACCAGATCGTCGAACGCCTGAAGCAGGAGGGGAAAGCGATCCTGTTTATCTCGCACAAATTCGATGAGATTTTTGAGCTGGCGGATCACTACACCATTCTGCGTGACGGCGTGTTTGTGGGTGCCGGGGCCATCAACGACATCACCGAAGAGCGGATGGTGGCGATGATGGTGGGCCGCGCCATAACCCAGACCTTCCCGAAAGTGGCGTGCGAAAAAGGCGAGACCGTGCTGGAGGTGCAGGATCTCTGTCATCCGACCGAGTTCGCCAGGATCTCCTTTACCCTGCGCAAAGGCGAAATCCTTGGCTTCTACGGGCTGGTGGGGGCCGGGCGCACCGAGCTGATGCAGGCGCTTTCCGGCGTCTCACGCCCCTCTTCCGGCAGCATTGTGCTGAACGGCAAAGAACAGCATTTCCGCCAGCCGGCGGACGCCATCAAAGCCGGGATCGTCTGCGTGCCTGAAGAGCGCCAGAAGCAGGGGGCGATTATCGAGCTGTCGATTGCCCAGAACATCAGCCTGCCGCAGCTCAGCAAGCTGAACGCCAGCGGGGTGCTGAATGACGATCGCGAGTGGCAGCTGGCGGATGAATACGCCAGGCGCCTGCAGGTGAAAGCCTTTAGCTGGAAGCAGGCGGTGGAGACCCTCTCCGGCGGCAACCAGCAGAAAGTGGTGATCGGCAAATGGCTGGCGACCCATCCGGACGTCATCATCCTCGATGAACCGACTAAAGGGATCGATATTGGCTCCAAAGCGGCGGTGCATCAGTTTATGTCCGAGCTGGTCGGTCAGGGGCTGGCGGTGATCATGGTCTCCTCCGAACTGCCGGAAGTGATGGGCATGGCCGACCGGATCATCGTCATGCATGAAGGGCTGATGGTGGCGGAATATCAGGCGGGAGGCGCGACGGCGGAAACCATCGTCAGCGCCGCCAGCGGTGCCAGACAGGAGGCCGCATAATGGTGCAACAGCTGCTTAAACACCGCGAGGCGCTGCTGGCGGCGGTGATCGTGCTGATGGTGATCGCCATCGGTACCCGCGTCCCGTCGTTTATCGCCCCGGGCAACCTGGTGGAGATGTTCAACGACACCTCGATTCTGGTCATTCTCGCCCTCGGGCAGATGATGGTCCTGCTCACCAAGGGCATCGACCTGTCGATGGCGGCCAACCTGGCGCTGACCGGGATGACTGTCGCCCTGATTAACTTTAACTACCCCGAGGTACCGGTCTGGGCGCTGCTGATCCTCGCCACCGTGCTGGGCCTGGTGATGGGTATGATCAACGGCCTGCTGGTGTGGAAGATGGGGATTCCGGCGATTGTGGTGACGCTGGGCACCATGAGCATCTACCGGGGGATTATCTTTCTGCTCTCCGGCGGCGGCTGGGTTAACTCCAACCAGATGGGGGCCGATTTCCTCGGCCTGCCGCGGGCATCGGTGCTGGGTTTGCCGGTGCTGAGCTGGTGCGCCATTGCCGCTCTGCTGCTGGTGGGCTATTTCCTGCGCTACAGCCGCACCGGGCGGGCGCTCTACACGGCGGGCGGCAACGCCACGGCGGCGTATTACACCGGGATCAACGCCGGCAAAATGCAGTTCGTCAGCTTCTGCCTCTCCGGGGCGCTGGCCGGGTTCTGCGGCTATCTGTGGATCTCCCGCTTTGCGGTGGCCTATGTCGACGTGGCGAACGGCTTTGAGCTGCAAGTGGTGGCGGCCTGCGTGATCGGCGGCATCAGCACCATGGGCGGTACCGGCCGGGTGCTGGGTTGCCTGTGCGGGGCGCTGTTCCTCGGAGTGATCAACAATGCCCTGCCGGTGATTGGCGTGTCGCCGTTCTGGCAAATGGCCATCTCCGGGACGGTGATCGTAATTGCGGTGCTACTCAATGAGCGCGGCAACAAACGCAAAGGACGGCTCATCCTGCGCGATGCGGCGCTGGCTCGTCAGAAACAGGCGGTAAGATCATGAGTAAAGTTATGACGTCTGAAGAGATTAAAAGCCCCCCCGCTCCGGCGGGCATTTTCCAGCGCCTGCTGTGCTGGGAAGGTTTTCTGCTGGCGGTGACCCTGGCGGTGTTTGTGGGCAACGCCCTGGCCTCGCCGTACTTCCTCGATATCTGGAACCTGTCGGATGCGACCTTCAACTTCACCGAAAAGGCGATCATCGTGCTGCCGATGGCGATGCTGATTATCGCCCGTGAAATTGACCTGTCAGTGGCGTCCACCATCGCCCTGAGCTCCACGGTGATGGGCTTTTGCGCCGCGGCCGGGCTGGATACGCCGTGGCTGGTCTGCGTGGGTTTAGGGGTGGGTCTGCTGTGCGGGCTGTTCAACGGCCTGCTGGTGACCCGCTTTAACCTGTCGTCGATTGTGATCACCATCGGCACCATGAGCCTCTACCGCGGTATCACCTACATTCTGCTGGGCGACCAGGCGCTGAACGCGTACCCGGAGAGCTTCGCGTGGTTTGGTCAGGGGTACGTCTGGGGGGCGCTGTCGTTTGAGTTCGCGCTCTTTATCGTGCTGGCGGTGGTGTTTGCCTTCGTGCTGCACAGGACCAACTTCGGGCGTCGCACCTACGCCATCGGCAATAACCCGACCGGGGCCTGGTATTCTGGCATCAACGTGAAGCGTCACAACCTGATCCTCTTTGCCCTGGTGGGGCTGATGGCCGGGCTGGCCTCGGTGCTGCTCACCTCGCGGCTGGGCAGTACCCGCCCGACCATTGCGATGGGCTGGGAGCTGGCGGTGGTGACCATGGCGGTACTCGGTGGGGTTAATATTCTCGGCGGTTCCGGCAGCATGGTGGGCGTGATTATCGCCGCCTTCCTGATGGGGCTGGTCACCTTCGGCCTGAGCCTGCTCAACGTGCCGGGCATCGTGATGTCGGTGATTATCGGCGCGATGCTGATTGTGGTGATCTCCCTGCCGATCATCACCCGCCGGATAATGCAGCGAAGACGGATCTAAATGCGGGGCGGAGCTACGTGCAAGCGCAGCGCCGCCGGGCATAAAAATCACCGTAATTAAGGAGAATTATCATGAGCTTTATGTTGGCGCTGCCGAAAATCAGCCTGCACGGCGCAGGCGCAATCGGCGATATGGTTAAGCTGGTGGCGAACAAACAGTGGGGCAAAGCGCTGATCGTCACCGACGGCCAGCTGGTGAAAATGGGCCTGCTCGACAGCCTGTTTACCGCCCTCGACGCGCAGGAGATGTCTTATCAGCTGTTCGACGCGGTTTTCCCGAACCCGACCGAGGCGCTGGTACAAAAAGGATTTGCCGCGTATCAGGACGCGCAGTGCGATTACATTATTGCCTTCGGCGGCGGCAGCCCGATCGACACCGCCAAAGCGATCAAAATTCTCACCGCGAACCCGGGCCCGTCCACCGCGTACTCCGGCGTCGGCAAGGTACTTAACGCCGGGGTGCCGCTGGTGGCGATCAACACCACTGCGGGCACGGCGGCAGAGATGACCAGCAACGCGGTCATTATCGACTCCGCGCGTCAGGTCAAAGAGGTGATCATCGACCCGAACATCATCCCGGATATCGCCGTGGATGACGCCAGCGTAATGCTCGACATTCCGGCCTCCGTCACCGCCGCCACCGGGATGGACGCCCTGACCCACGCCATCGAAGCCTATGTCTCCGTGGGTGCCCATCCCCTGACCGACGCCAACGCCCTGGAGGCGATTCGCCTGATCGCCCACTGGCTGCCGGAGGCGGTAGACAACGGGCATAACCTCGAGGCGCGTGAGCAGATGGCCTTCGGCCAGTATCTGGCTGGCATGGCCTTCAACAGCGCCGGGCTCGGGCTGGTGCACGCGCTGGCCCACCAGCCGGGGGCGACGCACAACCTGCCGCACGGCGTATGCAACGCCATCCTGCTGCCGATCATCGAAAACTTTAACCGTCCGAACGCCGTGGCACGCTTTGCCCGCGTGGCGCAGGCGATGGGCGTTGATACCCGCGAGATGAGCGACGAAGCGGCCAGCATGGCGGCCATTCAGGCGATTCGTGACCTGAGCACCCGCGTCGGCATCCCGTCCGGCTTCAGCAAGCTGGGCGTCACCCAGGCCGATATCGAAGGCTGGCTCGACAAAGCCCTCGCCGACCCGTGCGCCCCCTGCAACCCGCGCAGCGCCAGCCGCGACGAGGTGCGCGAGCTCTACCTGGAGGCATTATGATCCGCAAAGCCTTTGTGATGCAGGTGAACCCTGACGCCCACGAAGAGTATGAACGTCGCCACAACCCGATCTGGCCCGAGCTGGAAGCGGTGCTGAAAGACCACGGCGCGCACCACTATGCCATCTATCTGGATAAGACCCGCAACCTGCTGTTTGCCACGGTAGAGATCGAGTCGGAGGAGCGCTGGAACGCGGTGGCGAACACCGATGTCTGCCAGCGCTGGTGGAACTATATGGGGGAAGTGATGCCCTCTAACCCGGACAACAGCCCGGTGAGTACCGGGCTGAAAGAGGTGTTTTATTTAGCGTAACAGCAAAGCAGGTGACGCGAAGCAAGTGTCACCTGCTCGTTAGCGCAAAGTCCTTAATCCAAAAACAGCAGCATTATGCTCCCATATGACGGTTTCATTTTTCTCTTTGGCGTCACGACAATGCTGTTCAATAACTGAAATCTGCTCGGGAGACAATGCACAATAAGGTTTGATATAGCGATAAATATCTAGCTCTTCAACAGAGCAAACACGCCTGGCATTTGCAAACAGCCCCACCTTCCTCATCACGTTAAGTAGATTGATATCAAGAGCTTCAATGACAAGTTCAATCTTGTTTATTTTGACTCTTATCGTATCGATGGCAGTCCTTGCATCATTCACATTGGGCGCTTTAACCCAGATAGGTTCATGATGGGATATACGGTTTCTGTACTCTCTCAGCTCGAAGATAATATCGATCAGTTCTTTTCTAAATTTTTGCGGATTCGCGTTGATTTTGGCGTAATTCTTAAAGACCTTACTCAACGATTTTGGCCATAAATACAGCGGATTTTCTCGTGGTGCAGGAGCACTGTATTCATTATTTAATACATAATGCCAGGTACTAAAATCCGTTGATGCCACAATCTGATCGTGAGACCAGTTCGGCACAGGTTGTGCCTGTACACCATTACCACGCCTGCGTCTCATCTCTTTTTTACGCCATTCTCGGGTAAGGCAATCTTTAGCCTTAATGATGTTTTTATAGAAATGGCATTCATCCCGACCTTTTGTGCTGTGAATACTTTCCCACCACATTTCGCCAAATCTTACCCGGGCTTCTCTATCAACGGCATTTCTTAAAGAGATCTCAAGATTCTGAAGGAGGGGATAAATAGACGCAGCGGCATGCTGAGACCAGATATAGATACCGTAGAGTTCGCACTCATCAACTGGGCGAAAAGTCGTGCGATAACTGTCCAGACGTATTGATGAAACTAATGAAATAATGGGTTTATAATTAGTAGCTTGCGGCATTTTTCTTGCTCCCATAACAATGAGCCGAAGCATACCATACACTTGAAGAAACGGTTGACGGGGGATCTCCCGACCTTTAGTATTTATGCCCAACAGCCTGTACTGTCTACTTCCCCTTAACTAG from Leclercia sp. AS011 encodes the following:
- the rhaS gene encoding rhamnose ABC transporter substrate-binding protein; the encoded protein is MKIKTSLILTVAALALSGSALAEVKIALVAKSLGNGFFEAANVGAQEAAKELGDVKVIYTGPTTTTAEAQIEVLNGLIAQGVDAIAISANDPDAVVPVLKKAMQRGIKVVSWDSGVAKAGRQIHLNPSNNALIGETNVKLAAEALKALNVEKGDVAVLSATPTSTNQNTWIAEMKKVLPQYPSVNLVTVAYGDDLSDKSYREAVGLLKTYPDLKVIVSPSSVGIVAAAQAVKDQGKIGKVYVTGLGLPSEMAGAVKSGASKSFAIWNPIDLGYAATYLADDLVKGTATKDEASMGKLGKVKLDADGSGAMAEPFVYDASNIDKFSKFF
- a CDS encoding ABC transporter permease, whose product is MVQQLLKHREALLAAVIVLMVIAIGTRVPSFIAPGNLVEMFNDTSILVILALGQMMVLLTKGIDLSMAANLALTGMTVALINFNYPEVPVWALLILATVLGLVMGMINGLLVWKMGIPAIVVTLGTMSIYRGIIFLLSGGGWVNSNQMGADFLGLPRASVLGLPVLSWCAIAALLLVGYFLRYSRTGRALYTAGGNATAAYYTGINAGKMQFVSFCLSGALAGFCGYLWISRFAVAYVDVANGFELQVVAACVIGGISTMGGTGRVLGCLCGALFLGVINNALPVIGVSPFWQMAISGTVIVIAVLLNERGNKRKGRLILRDAALARQKQAVRS
- the fucO gene encoding lactaldehyde reductase gives rise to the protein MSFMLALPKISLHGAGAIGDMVKLVANKQWGKALIVTDGQLVKMGLLDSLFTALDAQEMSYQLFDAVFPNPTEALVQKGFAAYQDAQCDYIIAFGGGSPIDTAKAIKILTANPGPSTAYSGVGKVLNAGVPLVAINTTAGTAAEMTSNAVIIDSARQVKEVIIDPNIIPDIAVDDASVMLDIPASVTAATGMDALTHAIEAYVSVGAHPLTDANALEAIRLIAHWLPEAVDNGHNLEAREQMAFGQYLAGMAFNSAGLGLVHALAHQPGATHNLPHGVCNAILLPIIENFNRPNAVARFARVAQAMGVDTREMSDEAASMAAIQAIRDLSTRVGIPSGFSKLGVTQADIEGWLDKALADPCAPCNPRSASRDEVRELYLEAL
- the rhaA gene encoding L-rhamnose isomerase; its protein translation is MTTQLEQAWELAKQRFAAVGVDVEEALRQLDRLPVSMHCWQGDDVAGFENPGGALTGGIQATGNYPGKARNAAELRADLELALSLIPGPKRLNLHAIYLESDTPVDRNAIKPEHFKRWVEWAKVNKLGLDFNPSCFSHPLSADGFTLAHADDEIRQFWIDHVKASRRVSAYFGEQLGTPSVMNIWIPDGMKDITVDRLAPRQRLLAALDEAMSEKLDPAHHIDAVESKLFGIGAESYTVGSNEFYMGYATSRQTALCLDAGHFHPTEVISDKISAAMLYVPHLLLHVSRPVRWDSDHVVLLDDETQAIASEIIRHDLFDRVHIGLDFFDASINRIAAWVIGTRNMKKALLRALLEPTAELRALEAAGDYTARLALLEEQKSLPWQAVWEMYCQRNDAPAGSQWLDTVRAYEQDVLTARQ
- a CDS encoding Abi family protein encodes the protein MLRLIVMGARKMPQATNYKPIISLVSSIRLDSYRTTFRPVDECELYGIYIWSQHAAASIYPLLQNLEISLRNAVDREARVRFGEMWWESIHSTKGRDECHFYKNIIKAKDCLTREWRKKEMRRRRGNGVQAQPVPNWSHDQIVASTDFSTWHYVLNNEYSAPAPRENPLYLWPKSLSKVFKNYAKINANPQKFRKELIDIIFELREYRNRISHHEPIWVKAPNVNDARTAIDTIRVKINKIELVIEALDINLLNVMRKVGLFANARRVCSVEELDIYRYIKPYCALSPEQISVIEQHCRDAKEKNETVIWEHNAAVFGLRTLR
- a CDS encoding sugar ABC transporter ATP-binding protein; protein product: MTPLLQLKGITKVFPGVRALENVQLELWPGKVTALIGENGAGKSTLVKVMTGIYQPDEGEILYKAIPIQLPTPDSAHKVGITAIHQETVLFDELSVTENIFVGQYLYKGFFKKLDWPEMHRRAQAILTRLEVQIDPRATLKTLSIAQRHMVAIARALSFDAQVVILDEPTAALSQHEILEFYQIVERLKQEGKAILFISHKFDEIFELADHYTILRDGVFVGAGAINDITEERMVAMMVGRAITQTFPKVACEKGETVLEVQDLCHPTEFARISFTLRKGEILGFYGLVGAGRTELMQALSGVSRPSSGSIVLNGKEQHFRQPADAIKAGIVCVPEERQKQGAIIELSIAQNISLPQLSKLNASGVLNDDREWQLADEYARRLQVKAFSWKQAVETLSGGNQQKVVIGKWLATHPDVIILDEPTKGIDIGSKAAVHQFMSELVGQGLAVIMVSSELPEVMGMADRIIVMHEGLMVAEYQAGGATAETIVSAASGARQEAA
- the rhaD gene encoding rhamnulose-1-phosphate aldolase, translated to MQTITQSWFVQGMIKATSDAWLKGWDERNGGNLTLRLDDADIEPFAADFHQKPRYIALSQPMPLLANTPFIVTGSGKFFRNVQLDPQANLGVVKVDSDGAGYHILWGLTDEAVPTSELPAHFLSHCERIKATSGKDRVIMHCHATNLIALTFVLENNTDVITRQLWEGSTECLVVFPDGVGILPWMVPGTDEIGQATAIEMQKHALVLWPFHGVFGSGPTLDETFGLIDTAEKSAEVLVKVYSMGGMKQTITREELIALGKRFGVNPMQSALDLYK
- the rhaM gene encoding L-rhamnose mutarotase, which gives rise to MIRKAFVMQVNPDAHEEYERRHNPIWPELEAVLKDHGAHHYAIYLDKTRNLLFATVEIESEERWNAVANTDVCQRWWNYMGEVMPSNPDNSPVSTGLKEVFYLA
- a CDS encoding ABC transporter permease; the protein is MSKVMTSEEIKSPPAPAGIFQRLLCWEGFLLAVTLAVFVGNALASPYFLDIWNLSDATFNFTEKAIIVLPMAMLIIAREIDLSVASTIALSSTVMGFCAAAGLDTPWLVCVGLGVGLLCGLFNGLLVTRFNLSSIVITIGTMSLYRGITYILLGDQALNAYPESFAWFGQGYVWGALSFEFALFIVLAVVFAFVLHRTNFGRRTYAIGNNPTGAWYSGINVKRHNLILFALVGLMAGLASVLLTSRLGSTRPTIAMGWELAVVTMAVLGGVNILGGSGSMVGVIIAAFLMGLVTFGLSLLNVPGIVMSVIIGAMLIVVISLPIITRRIMQRRRI